GTAAAGATGATCTGGTGCGGCGGTTGCGCAAAGCCGAGGCCGAGAAGATGAGCGCCATAGTGGAACACGGAAACCTGATCCGAGAGGTGAACCGCAGGCTCCAGCAGCACCTGAATGAGATCCGGGGTCTGAAGGTAAAACGCCGTGTCTGGGGTGTATACTGCATTAGACTTTACAGTTCTACAGTGTCGCAGAATACCACGTATAAttaaccaaaaaataaataaataaataaaaaaactttttcatatttgataaatttcataaaaacaGTATGGTGATGGCATagatgcacacacgcacacacacacacacacacacacacacacacacacacacacacacacacacacacacacacacacaaaaccactgTTAACGCACTACAGAACTGTTACAATTCTGAATTAACACAATCTAAATGGAATTAGCTCATATGCCATTGGATTTTTTTACTGTAGAACTGGTTTCATCATTTGTTAATTTAATGTTGATTTGTTCATGGATGTCTTTACTCATATGTTGGATAAGATGCAATAGGTATTAATTTTCTGTAAGGAAGTTTTAGGTCCACAAAAAACACAGGGCTGAGCGGAGCTGAGTCAATGCCTGGATCTCAAATTACTTAGCATTCCAGAGATGCAGGACATAGATGTTTGAAAGGCAACGGCTCAGTGGTTACGCCAGGGACCACAGCGATCTTGGATGTTGGCCTAACCTAGAGGTCAAATGTACTTTCACTGCCATTATGTGCTAGGGAAATGCATTTCAGAGCTGGTTTGTGGATGATGCAGTACAGTTTCTCTATATCTTCCTACCAACCCTACATCATTTACCATTGTGCCAAGAAAAAGGGAGTGGAGACATGTTCCTATTGTGGagaaataagaattaaaaagtATTTGGGATCAAATGATACAAGCTGGAATGGTTCTGGCATACGTTTTTATTCAAAGTGACTTGCATTTTAAGGATGTAACAGTGACCTAACAGTGACTATGAAGTATGGGATTTAAATTCACCTCCTTCTGCTAATAAATGCGTCTTTAGCCATCGAGCTATTCTTTGAGGATTTCATGCAATTCATCTTTTTGTCTTTATAGTATTTATGCTGACTTTGGTTTTAAACTTAATATCAGTCATGCAGTTTTTTGTACTTATTACAATGTACTGTACTTATGTTACTCTGTGCGTTTATGGATACAAGAAGAAAGGCCTGGAGAACGGCAGAATATTAATTTCTCCGTTCAGTATGCAGTGCATGCATCAATCCTCCTGTTTGTTGCAGTGCACTTATGACGCTCACAATGGCTTTGGCCATTCACGCAGGAATTGCCCTTTACTTTATGTAAATGATTAGTCATTCTATTTCTTGTTATTGCAGGAGGTGAATCAGAAACTTCAAGAGGATAACCAGGAGTTGCGTGACCTTTGCTGCTTTTTGGACGATGACCGGCAGAAGGGGAAGAAGGTGTCAAGGGAGTGGCAACGCCTTGGCCGCTACAGTGCAGGCATTATGCGTAAAGAGGTGACCCTGTACCTGCAGAAGCTAAAGGAGCTGGAGCAGAGACAGGAGGAGGTGCTGAAAGAAAACCTAGAACTGAGAGAGCTGTGTCTCTTGCTTGATGAGGAAAAGGGCTCTGGAAGCACAGGAGTCTCACTGAGCACTGGAGGTCCAGCAGGCTGCAGGAACTCTATCGACAGCCAGAGCAGCCTGTTACATGCCAGCGTGCCTGGGCCAGGGCTGCTGAGGGACGTTGGAGATGGGAGTAGCACTTCCAGTGCAGGAAGCACAGACAGCCCTGATCATCTGACACACAAGCAGCAGCTGCTGGCTGGTCCAGCCGGAGGCAGTCTTGAGCATGTCCACAAGCCCCGGGCAGTGGAGGAGATGCCAGTTCCAGAGCATCTCAGCCGCAGAAGAAGCACAAGTCCGGAGTATGCTGCCCATACCTTTCCTCAAGTGTGCCGTCCACGCTGTGGCTCATTCTCTAGTCCTGACCACAAGGGCATGCGAGGTCTCAGCCCCGAAAAGCTTGGCAAAAGAGGTAGTCCAGAGCAGTTTTTAAAGCACTTGCCAGTGTCTTCTCAGCCTCCTGGTAGCCCTGACCTCTTTCAGAAGCACAGGACAAGCATCGGGAGCCTATGTGGCAGTCCAGAGCCTAAACAGATACTTTCAGGGACTCCTGAACATCTGCAGAAGGGTCGTGTGATTGCAGGAAGCCCTGAGATGCTAAGGCACCAGTACAGTGGCAGTCCAGATCATGGCAAATTAGGCAGCCCTGGGAGGGATGTGGCACAAAGGAGGTCAGGAGCAGAGGAGCTGTCTCCACATCACCGGAGCATCTACAGTGGTATGAATGGTGGGTCTGACTGGAGCCTGCTGTAGCACCCACACATGGAGGCCCGTTTCAGTACACTACATGCTCACCATGGAGCAAATCAGTTTCACAATATATTGCTCTATAGCCAGGCTTTAAGTCATCTTATTAATTATGCAATGGTCTGCATTTAGTTTTTGCATTTAGTTTTGCCCACTCAGCTCACACGGGGGCCTTGAGGAGATAGAGCAGGGCTGGTAAAGGTCGGTGGTGTCCAGTCATGGTTCTCAAGTGCCATCATTTGAACAGGCTTTAGCTGCTACCTGTGCTAATATTTCTTGGAAGCCTTTTATGCACTGGAGCTCAACTGAGGGAACTCTAAGCAATTATACTACATAAAGTACAGAGGCACAACAAAAACCTGAGGACAATACAACCCAGCAGGACCAGGAGTGGACACCACTGTTTTTGCCATATGTTTCCAGGTGAGTGATGTGGCAAATTGAAGACTGTTGCAGAAATAGTGCTTCAGCTGTTGCAGTGATGAGAAACAGGGTCACCATTCTGGGATTTTCTCTGGGTATACGTTTTCCTCCCACGGCCCAAAAACATGTGTTGtatgctgattggcatctctaaattgagTGTTTGTGCCATTGTGctgtgtgatgggttggcacttggTCCACAGTGTCCCTCACTTGTGCCCCAAATCCTTGGGGATAGGCTACAGGCTATATTAGGTGTACTATGCTTTGTTTATCCATGTTTTTGATTATCAGTTTGCTTCAGAAAAATAAGTGAATAGAGAACAAATGTTTTCTCATGCTCTCATACACAAGGGAACATAGGGTTGAATAATGTCGAAAAAAACATGATACCAGTAGAAtgcaaaaaaagcaataaatcatTTGAAACATCATCGGAACAGTTAGTAATTCTACATGACTGAAATGTAATTCATACCactttatactgtatgcatGGTAATGTGACTACACATTGCTGACAAAATCACATTAAGGTATAAAGCAGCATCCTGTCTGGTGCCATTGAATGATCTAGAGCTTCTGCCTTTATCTTGATTTGCCATTGTCTCATAGTAAATGGgataatgaatgtgtgtgaagaaaaaatATCAGCTGCTTCTGTTGGTGTGTGGCAGGTATTCTCTCCAGCAGGAGGCTGCTAATGATTTTCTGAGCAGGGAAA
The Tachysurus vachellii isolate PV-2020 chromosome 6, HZAU_Pvac_v1, whole genome shotgun sequence genome window above contains:
- the ccdc85a gene encoding coiled-coil domain-containing protein 85A, with product MEKPVQAQLQSGAAKSSESCTEDLSKVTDQELLKWSKDDLVRRLRKAEAEKMSAIVEHGNLIREVNRRLQQHLNEIRGLKEVNQKLQEDNQELRDLCCFLDDDRQKGKKVSREWQRLGRYSAGIMRKEVTLYLQKLKELEQRQEEVLKENLELRELCLLLDEEKGSGSTGVSLSTGGPAGCRNSIDSQSSLLHASVPGPGLLRDVGDGSSTSSAGSTDSPDHLTHKQQLLAGPAGGSLEHVHKPRAVEEMPVPEHLSRRRSTSPEYAAHTFPQVCRPRCGSFSSPDHKGMRGLSPEKLGKRGSPEQFLKHLPVSSQPPGSPDLFQKHRTSIGSLCGSPEPKQILSGTPEHLQKGRVIAGSPEMLRHQYSGSPDHGKLGSPGRDVAQRRSGAEELSPHHRSIYSGMNALLSAGCCTTTCRSVKLWDSFDAS